In Gloeocapsa sp. PCC 73106, the genomic stretch TCCTCAAGAGTACCAAAATCTCCCACATCCGCGGGCAATTGCACCCTTTCCCCCTTGTAAGCTTGACACACTAAGCTCATCACTTCCCCCGCAATATGTTGATTGAATTGAAAAACCTCTGCAAAATCCCTGTCCTCGTTAATAACAGTAATCTGAGTTTGACCAATTAGCTCCTGTGAACGCGAGAAGATAAAAGAAAGCCGTTCATCGCCAACAGACATTTCTACCCTGAGAGAGTCGTTATTATCGATAGGCTGAATGCTTAAAAGTTGAGTTTTCATAAACTGATAGCGTAAATGCCTCGCCAAGTCCAATAAGTTAAAAAAATCTCTTGTTCCATTTTATACCTTGTTCCTTGCCAAGGATCTCGAATTAACAGCAAACCATCTTCAGCCCAACCATCCACAACCACTAAATGACCTAAACGCGCCATTGGTTCGAGCAGTTCGGCTATCCAAGCACCTGTTGAGATTAACGTAGCCAGCAACTCAGTAACTGGAGCACCACTCAAATCGAAGCCTCCACCCACCCACCTTCTCAAACCCGTTATATCGAATTGATTTAGGGTTCGGGCTAAATCAGAAAGTCTGACAGGAGTTCCTGTATTTTTGGCAATTAGAGCCTGAGTTACATTGTCTATTCCCAAATCCCTCAGCACCATCTCAGCACAGGCGAGGCCACAACTGAAACGGTCTTGTTGTTGGATAACACTCAGGGAGGCCACCTCATCCACGACTGGCCAATACCCCCCAGCACCAGAGAGAAAAGACATGAAACCCTCGCTATTCAATCGCTCACCATATTCACCTAAATGACGTTGAGTTTACTCAATTCCTAGTATTTTCTTCAATAATTCTTTTCTAACATAAAAAGCTCTAGATATAGAGCCATGTCCTGCTCCTTTAGTTCTAGGTTGAATATATACTCCAAGCTTGCCGCTGAGACTAGGAAACCCATCTTGTATTATTGTTTTTTGAATTAATTCGTAGTCGAGTTTAATTTTATTATATATCAACGAATCTCCAAGATCAAATTCAGTTACAGAATAAAGTATTGAGATATTTTCTTCTTTTCCTTTTGCTTCTAAACGTTCCATTTAAAAGTTAATAATTAGTTATAATTAATTCATATATAGATCCTCTTTTACTAGCCTTGCTATTAATCATTCTCTTTGCAGAAACTCGTTGTATGGTAAAATCTTGATAAAGTTCATCAAAAAATTTATCTTCTGGATTTTCATTTTTAGGGTCAGAATTACTTAACATTAAATATATCTTATAATCGCGATGTAGTTTTTTGTAAAAATCGGCTAATCTTTTTTGCTGAGTATCATCAAACTCAAA encodes the following:
- a CDS encoding papain-like cysteine protease family protein; the encoded protein is MSFLSGAGGYWPVVDEVASLSVIQQQDRFSCGLACAEMVLRDLGIDNVTQALIAKNTGTPVRLSDLARTLNQFDITGLRRWVGGGFDLSGAPVTELLATLISTGAWIAELLEPMARLGHLVVVDGWAEDGLLLIRDPWQGTRYKMEQEIFLTYWTWRGIYAISL